TgctgcttcttttcttctggatCCTTTCCCAAGTCAAACAGCATTGGAGGATCCTTCTATTTCGGCTCTGGTGCGGAAAAAGGATAGATTCTCGATGAAGAGTAGCTTTCtcccaatttttcttttaagtgTTGAGCTCTTGTTTCAAAATGATTTGCTTTGCTTCTTTGTTTGGATTTCTCGTTCTTATTTCTGTTTCACTCAGAACAGGTCTTCTTATAACTCCATTTTGAAAAACTAGCTATTAGACACAAAAGAATAGCTGTTCTGTCGCGTCTGGCACTTCTGACAAAGTGTTCGTTGAAACTGGAGTCGTCTCACCTGTCCAGAAGTTGGCTCGACTAAAGTGGGAGACATCTCGCGTgattcgggagtcgactctggctcGGAATCCTTCTGACAGGTTATCAGTCGATTCTCGTTGGAGTTGGCTTGTGCAGTTCGGGAGTCGTCTCGCATCTTGGTCCGCCGAAAAAGAATTCTCTGCCTTTGTCTGAGAGAGACGTCTTGTACCAGTGAGGAGGCGACTCGCGCTTCATCCGAAAGATAGGAGATGACTTGCGcttgactcgagtcgactcgtgctttgcgACTCGAAATACACTTTTTGTCTGCCTGAGAGAGTCATCTTGTAACAGCCGGGAGTCGTCTCGCGCTTTATTCGAAGGATGGGAGACGGCTCGCGcttgactcgagtcgactcgtgctttacgaCCGAAAATACCTCTTTCTGTCtatctgagagagtcgactcgtgctttgtgGAGGCGGCTCGAGGGTTTGCCAGTATCCCATgcttgtgccggagtcgactcgtacttcctGGGAGTTGACTTGAGCTCTGGAAAATGCTTGAGTGGTTCCAAAACTTGAGTCTAAGATCCATGAACCATTTCTAAGATATTCTTTTGAAGTTGTAGCATTGTTACCTCGAAGATTTTTGTTTAAAACTATTAATCCAACAAGGAATGCACTTAAAATATTTTGGCACATTAAAGCCAAGTAGGGGATCAATCAATTACTgagcaatctccccctttttgatgaagacaaaacattgagtgttTTCAACCAAGTATAAATTACATAAGTAAATTCAATCAAGAAtgtatgctctttttttttaatttatccgaGATATGAAAGGTGTGAGCAACAAACTTCAATATTATAATGTTCCCCCTTTCTCTTGGAATTGTGTAGTTATGTGAATTTTATTGTTTAGCCATTGTGAGTCTTTTCATCCATGATGAAGctttttctcccccttaatttgAGCATTTTTGTAAACATCGTTCATTTAGCTCCCCCTAAATTAGTGCATTTATACTGTCTTTACCATTTGTACTTAGTTCTTCCTTTATACTTCTCTTCATAacgcttctccccctttttgtcatcagcaAAATATATTAGAGGAGTGCAGTGATCATAAGGTACAGAGAAgatgagaaaaaaaattgatcatTTCATTTCATCAAAAGGGTGTATACATGATTGATGTTGGAGTAGGGTCAAAAAGTACATCACTTGTGTAGAAAAAGATCTGACATGAGTTAGTAGTTAAAGCAGTAGGCACATCAGTAATCCTATTCATCATCTGAGGTAATGTTTTCAGGACTACTATCCCTAGAAGGAGGACCTCTAGGAAAATGCCTAAGATATCTAGTATGGGAGGCAATCTATGTATGCTGTGGAGGTCTAGAATGCCTGCCAGCTCTCCCTCTAGAAGCACGACCTCTGGAAGATGATGTTGCTGGCTGTCTCCCTAGACCATTGGCAATCCTTTCTACTTCTGTCTCAAGGCGCTGGAGTCTAGCTTCTATGGCCTCAATCTTCTGGATTCCCTGTTCTATCTTGTCGGTTAGTTTGGTATTCACTTCATCTGCAATCATTTTTGCCATTTTCTTCATTTGATCATCATCCAATCCCATAGGAGATTTTGCTGGCTATCCAGATGATTCAGAAGATGAGCTATAAGGAGAGTCAAGTGATAAAGGTGAGTTAGGTGCAGCCTGTGCTCGTGCCCGGCTAGACTCACCTTCTTCCAAGCGTCTAGATCCTTTTCGTTgccattttctttttaattttctgaaCCCCATTATGTACAAGGATTTTTCATTATATACATCAGCATTATGGAGTACTATCTGTGGCTCCTTTTCAGGGACGACAATTTCAAAAACTCTAAATAGTAAAGTGAGAGCCATTCCATAGGGCAGACTTAGCCTGGTTTTTTTGGCTGCCTCTCTCATATAGATCATCATCATTCTTGGTAAGTTCAACTGAATGCCCTTTAACACAGAATACATAACTGCAATGTCTCTCTCAGTCAGCCTCTCAAAATGTTCCATCTTAGGAAACATAATTCTTGCTAAGATACTGTGGAGTAGCCTCATTTCTACAGGCAGTTGGATTGCTGTAATACTTTCTAAGGGACCTATGCCATCCTTTCCCAAAATAGCTTTGAGTGCACTCTTTTTATCACCATGTCCTGTAAGGGGAAGTCCTTCATTCAGCATTTTCAAAACTCGAGCAACTAGTTGTTTAGTTACTATGATTTCGGTTCCTCTAACAGAGCAAGTCAGAGTTCCTGTCTAGGTATCGGCCTTCAAGGATCGGTAAAAATCTCTAACAAGGTTAGGGTAGATGGCTAAGTTCAACGAGCACATGTAGTCCCCACCCAAGGCTTTCATTTTTTCTCCTATTGTAAATCTTTCTCTTGCTAGAAACTCGAAGTCAATCCTCCTACCTTTGATTACAACTCTCTCGACCGAAGGCGGAGGCAAGATCGGAACTGTGGCTTCTGGCGAACCGGTTCTTCGTCGTGTGGATTTTCCTATCTCTTGAACCAATTCTGCAGATCTCTTCCTTCGGAATGCGAGCTTCTTCCTAGGTGCCATTGGTGCGAAGATTTGGTGAAAACATGGAAGATCTTGAGGTTTATCCTTAGAATCGAAGAGAGACGGTGGAGAGCTAGGGCACGAAGGGAGAGGGGTTGAGGGAGTTTTTGGAAGACGGACAGTTTGCTTGTTGTTCAAGTAGGTGTCCTATTGGTGAGTCAACTCAAGCTTTAATGAGTACagcttttttccaaaaaaaaatcgtcCGCCCATGCTCGAGACGACTCGACAACGTCAACTTTTCTTCAAGATGTCTCGCGCAAGAGTTCGAGATGACTCGGCAAAGATAGGGCACTATGAGTTCGACCTCGAGACGTCTCACGCAATAGCTAGAGACGACTCgcatgagagtcgactcggattcttctCGAGTCGGCTACAGATCTGCTTTTCTTCAAACCAGTTGTAATGGTTAGTCCAAAAGGTTTAAGAATTAGTTTGATTGACTTTTACCTTTGCAAAATAGTCATGAAGGCGCAATTTGATTGAAAGTCAGGTCATGAAAGAATGAATTGAGGGAAGTGAAAGCATGATCATTGAAAGGGGTCAATTACTTCCAATTTTCTTCGAAGAGTACTAAACCTatattcacttaagggtttcgtaagaatatcagctaattgatcatcggtGCACACAAAATCAAGTGATATGTCTCCATTTGAGACATGATCTCTTAAGAAGTGATGtcgtatttcaatgtgtttagttcttgagtgttgaattggattcttagataaatttatagcactagtattatcacagttaatggatATTTTTGTTTGCTTAATCCCATATTCttctaattattatttaatccataagatttgagcacaacaacttccggctgcaatatattcggcttccactgttgataatgcaaccgaattttgcttcttactaaaccatAAAATCAAATTTTCACCTAGAAGTTGACATGtgccgctggtgctttttctatctaatttaCATCCTGCAAAGTCAGCATTTGTGTATTCTATTAATTTCAAACTAAAGTCTTTtgagtaccataaccctatatgctGAGTTCCaactagatatttaaaaatcctTTTAACTACAAGTAGGTGTGACTCTTTTAGATTTGattcacacatgcatacactgaaCATAATATCTGGCCTACTTGTGGTAAGATAAAAAAAGGATCCAATCATACCCCTATAGAGTTTTGGATCTACACTCTTGCCTGCTTCATCtttgtctaatttgcatgacgaactcatgggtgtgcctaTGGACTTATTGATTTCCAACCCAAATTTTCTtaacatttctttgatatatttggcttgattaatAAATATTCCATCCTTtagttgtttgatttgtaatccaagGAAGAAATTCAGTTCACCCATCATACTCATTTCAAATTTACTTTGCATTAATTCTGCTAATTCTTGACACAAATTGTTGTTAGTGGCTCCAAATATaatgtcatctacataaattTGCACTATCAACATGtccttattttttcttttcagaaataaagtAGTATCAACATGTTCTCTAGTGAATTTGTTTTCCAATAAGAATTTACTTAATCTATCGTACCATGCTCTCGGTGCCTGTTTTAGACCATAGAGTTCCTTATtaagtttaaacacatgattagaGTACATGTGATCTTCAAATTCTGAAGGTTGttttacatatacttcttcagttatatatccatttagaaaggcacttttgacatccatttgatataatttgaagtccATAGAAGTGGCAAAGGCAAGCAACAATCTGATGGCCTCTAATCTGGCTactggagcaaaggtttcatcaaagtctattccttcttcttggttatacccctttgctacgaGCCTAGCCTTGTTTCTTATAACAACTCCTTTTTCATCTAACTTATTTCTGAAgacccattttgtacctattacGGGATAATTTTTAGGTCTTTCAATTAGTTCCAAAcattatttcttgtaaattggtttagttcatcttgcattgcattaacccaatttgcatcttcttctgcttcttctagGGTCTTTGGTTCAATTTAAGAGACAAAGGCTAAGTAGTTATTTGCATTTCTAAGAGATGCCCTTGTCTTAATTTGATGTGCTGGATCACCTATAATTAGTTCTTTAGGATGGCTAGCTGCGTATCTCCACTCCTTAGGTAGATTATGATCTAGTTCTTCAACTACTTCATTCTCAACTTGTTCAACATCTTCTTTATTGTTGGAATTTGATGAATCTTCAAAAGTTATTCTTTCAATCTCATTTTCCAGAATTTCTATGTCATCTTCAGGTTCATCCATCCTAAGTGAATGACTAGAATTCTCATCAAAAACTACATGTACTGATTCCTCAACAACAagcgttcttttattaaatattctataggctttgctagttgatGAGTATCCTAGAAATATTCCATCATCTGATTGTGTATCAAACTTTTCTAGATTGTTTTTATCATTATTGTGTATGTAGCATATACAACCAAACTCATGAAAGTGACTAATGTTTGGTCTTTTGCCTTTCCACAGCTCATAGAAAGTTTTCTTAAGAATTGGTCTAATGGAAactctatttagaatatagcatgtTGTATTTACTGCTTCAGCCCGTAAGTATCTTGGAAGATTTTTCTCACATAGCATGGTACGGGCCATATctactagagttctatttttttctttctactaccccattttgttgaggtgtctTAGGTGCCGAGAAGGTGTGGttaactccattttcatcacaaAATTCCTCAAAAAGGCGATTTTCGAATTCAGTCCCATGATCGCTTCTTATTGAGATAATAGTTGTTTCCTTTTCATTTAAGACTTTTTTATAGAATTTTAGAAAGATTGGAAAGGtttcatctttatgtgctagaaacattaCCCGTGTGTACCTAGTGAAGTCACCACTATTACAAAACCATACTTCTTTCCTTCTAAGCTagtggtcctagttggtccgaaAAGATCCATATGAAGAAATTCTAAGGGCCTATATGTTGACACATCATTTTTAGACttgaaggaacttcttgttttGTTTTCCTAGTTGACAAGCCCTACATACTCTATCTCTCTCAAAGTTCATCTTAGGTATCCCCTTAACTAGTTCCTTATTAATCAATTTGGAGATTAAGTCTATACTTGCATGCCCTAGCTTGCGATGCCATGACCAACTAATTTCATTATCTTTTGCGTTTGTGACTATTAGGCATTGACTACTTCTTACAAGATCATCTAAGTTTATCATGTAGACATACCAtgcctgtgtcctacaaagataATGTTGTTGTTTGTTGAATCAGATACAGTGCATAATAAGGCTTCAAAGGTGACTTTGAAACTTTTATcgcacaattgactaatgcttataAGATTGTGCTTTAATCCATTTACATACAACACATTATCTATAAATATAGAAGGAGAGATCTGaattttaccaataccaatgatttgaccttggcTATTATCACCGAAGGTTACTACTCCTCCTTTTGACTTGAGGGTAACGAATTGATCTTTATCCCCGGTCAtgtatcttgagcagccactatcgagGTACCAATTTCTTTTAGCTTGGTTAGCCGTAAGACATACCTGTATGAGAATCAAAAGACTTTAAGTACCAagtcttcttgggtccttcatggttagtgtgAGTggatccttttggaacccaaattctttttatgttgcttttctttgatatttGTCTATAGTTGCACATATAAGATTTGTGTCCAGGTTTACCGCAACAGAAGCATGTAGGTTCATTAGATTCAGCCTTTGTTGCTTtgacaaaaaagttctttaaaAGTTTTTTATTCCTTTTTAGGCCTAAATCCTCGCCCGATTTGTTAAAAACAACTCTCTGactatttagaatcatatctcattaagcagctcttcattttgtttgattttcttctgtttttcagATTTCAGCATTTGTACTTCATCGGTTAAGGATTGTTTTTCTCCATTGTATTTTTCAGATAATTCTTTTAAAGTGTTGTTTTCAATTCTTAACTCTTTATTTTTCATATCAAGTTTCTTATAATCACTAACTAACTCATTGAAggtatcatataattcatcgaaagtgaAACTAGGTGATGCATTAGAACTTACCTCATTATCTTGAACCATAAGGCAAATGTTGGCTACTTCTTGGGGTTCTTCTTCTGATGAGGATTCGTCGCTATCTCCCCACATTGCAACAaatgtcttcttctttttcttcagtGGTTTCTTCAAAAGCGGATAGTCTAGCCTAAAATGTTCGGGTCTCTTACATTCATAGCACACTAAGGGgtctttccctttcttcttaTCCTTTTCTACCTCACCTCTTGTTATAGGATACCTTTTCAGGTTCATCTTCCTTCTCCTCATGAACTTACTGATTTTTTTTGCGAGGAGGGCAATATCATCATCCTCATTctcatcttctccttcatcaCTACTCTCATTACATTCCTTATGGGTAGAAGCCTTCAGTGCTATTCCTTTTCTCTTCTGATCTTCATCCTCAAGGTGTTGGATCATGGTGAGTTCATAAGTCATCAATGATCCGAAAAGCTCTTCTAGAGGAAGGATGCTGAGGTTCTTGGCTTCTTGtattgccgtcactttggcttcccaAGAACGTGGTAGTGAGCGAAGAatctttctgacaagatcactgttagagtaTACTTTTTCAAGACTCTTCAGTCCATTAatgatatcagtaaatctagtaaacatggaagtaatattttcagatagttccattttaaacaattcgtatttatgcactagcatgttaatttttgactccttaacttgatttgtgccttcATGAGTgatttcaagtctatcccaaatctccttaGCAGAGTTACATGTTGATACTCGATTGAATTCATTTGTATCttaggcacaataaagcacattcatagccttggcatttagttgtgcctttttcCTATCATTTTCATCCTAGTCCTCTTCGAGTTTGGAAATTATTGTGTTATCAACAATGTGTGTAGGAATGTGAGGCCCATTAATAATAATACTCCAAatatcatagtcttgggcttgaatgaatattctcattcttgccttccaataggtgtagtttgTTCCATTAAACAAGGGTGGCCTATTGGTTGACTGTCCTTCACTTGAGATTAATCCAAATTGGGTTGCCATTAAATCTTTTGCTTTAGAAGGGACTTAGACACTGTCACTTctaaagagcacctgctctgataccacttgttgcccagtaggtagcccaagagggggggtgaattgggggcTTAATTAAAAATGTGGAATTTTAAGTTGTGATTAAACTAAAGTATTAGTCTAGATTGTTGGTGGGATGAAGACAATGAGACAAtggaaagaaaagcacaaagacataagatttatagtggttcggatcTACCCttactcctacatccactccccaagtttcacTTGAgatttttactataatcctagAATTAcagctgttgcccaaggtgacaacccaagtgacgcaatcggggtgggctgcagaatttttcttctttgatgatggctgaatttttttttttttcctctaagcaatggcaatggaggctagggttctttgtggtggaaggaaggaagaagaagatgggttgctggatgGCGAGATTaggttcaaggagggtcagccaatggaccaaaattaggcaccaagTTTAGTGGGCAGCTGAAATTGGTTGGTTCATTTGCATGTAGGCTGAAATGGGTTTAATTAGACTTTGAATTGCCTTGGACCCAAGGGGAGGACGTGAGAGGGTAATGGGCGTGAGGAAATTGCTGGTGGATGAGGTGGCAAGCAAGGATGGCGCACACAAAGGGTGGAGGCGTGAGGAGAAAGAGAATGGATAAGGATAAGGTTGAGTTAGttagggaaatctcatccaaaaccaacccaatttcaaatggcgtgaaggggaggcgtcccaccttccctcagcccctttggcatagggctggaagtgggctcgggccggcccgaagcccatcgggCCGGGCCGCCCGCGGGCCGGGCTATGGGCTAGGCTCAATACagttcgggccgggctcgggctgaaTGATTTAGCCCATAtgtatttcgggccgggctcggataTACCATGGGCCCGGCCCGGGCCCGTCCAAGTCAGAGCCCACCTCCAGCCCGAATTGCGGGCCCGTCTGCCGCCCGGCCCAAACCCGAATCCCCTAAATCCTGAATCGACATCGCGGGCAGCACTGAAGCTAGGGTTTCTACTTTCTTCGGTCTGAGCGAACGAGCAGTGGCCGGTGGAGGCGACGAGGCGACTGAAGGCGACGAGGCGACGAGGGTTTCTACTTTCTTCGGTCTGAGCGAACGAGCAGTGGCCGGTGGAGGCGACGAGGCGACGAGCACCCTATCATCGGCGTCATCGGTCGTCGACCGTCCAAGATCTTCATCTCTTCGACGGTCCGTCGTGGTGAAGAGGAGTCCCGACCACCCTATCATCGGCGAAGCTCGGTTTTGAGGTACGATTACCTTCGTTTTGGTTAGGATTTGCAGAAGCGCAGAGTGGACGAGCGGCGAAGGCGTGGAGCTAGGGTTTCTTCGCTTTTTCTTGTCAGCTCGTCGCCGGTCGCCAGCCATCGTCGTCGACCGTCCAAGCTCGGCGAAGCGGGGAAACCCTAGATCTGAGGGCTCTTCGACCGTCCATCACAATCTTCCGTTATCTTTATTTGTTTTGGGATTTGGCATTTAGTCCGCTCATGCAAGCTTCACTTGAATTTCTATcaattttgattctttgaatgtCAGTTTTTGCCTTTTGGTTTTGGTAGTTTGGACCTTCGGTACTTCCAAGCTAGCATCACCGAGAAACTTCACTGAAAATTGTTTACTCTGGATATTATACATTGTTAGTGGCTATTGCTGACATGAAAACAATGGGAAAGATTCTCAAATTAGCCTATAAACAAATGGCAAGCCCATGGATGTATGCCTATGTTAAATTTTTGGTTCTTTTCCTTGCAATATTTTCTGGATATGGTGCAAATTGTTTTGTATTTCTGTTGCATTTTAACGGTTACTGTATACGGTATAACATTCTACATCTTCAGGCTACATAGTGCACTTGTCATTGAGGTTGACATGTAAGTATGTAACTCTTATTagaatatttttaatctttgaGTTAACTGCAATGTTGTGCACCTGTAAATTTTAGTATCTGACAGAGTGACAGGTCATATTGTATCTACTTATAAATGTCTGTAAGACTGTAACTTCTTGTTTGAGGCATGATGAAGCTACATTGTGATAAATAAATTGTCAATGGTTAGTAATTAATCTTGCTTTACATGAATCATTTCTATTGGTTTTGGTATTTCTATTGCTATAGTTTTGGTATTCCATTATCTTTATTAGTTTTGGTATTCCTATTGCTATAGAttaaatgatattttttttgttataggTTAAATTTGtgatgtttatttttttatttgggcaGATTATTTTTACTAATGTCTCATTCTAAAGTGGGTGAAAATGAGACTGTTGAAGATTTAAGGAATGAGGATGATATAAATGAAGATACTTCTGAAAATGTTTGTGACAATTCTTCTAGAAAAAGATCTTGGGTATGGAATCACTTTATCgaggaaaaaaattctgaagggTCAACAGCTAAGTGCAAATATTGTAAAAAAGTTTTAAGTGGGAGCACTAAAGGAGGAACGAGTCATCTAAAACGCCATCTTGAAAATGTTTGCAAGAAGTATCAAAAGAATCCGACTAATCAGTTGCTCTTACTACCAAGTTCAAAAGATCCGATAAAGTGTTTCAAATTCAATCAAAAAGAGAGTAGAAAAATTCTTGCAAAATTTATCATATGTGCTGAGCTTCCATTTCGTATTGTTGAGCACACTGTTTTTCTGGATTTTATGAGATCTCTTCAGCCATTATTCAAAATTATGGGACGTAAGACTGTAAAACATGATTGTATGGCTTTGTatcaagaagagaggaaaaaattgcatgatGTATTCAAGAACCTAAGTTCTCGAGTTAGTTTCACTACTGATATTTGGACATCAAATCAGAAAATCGGTTACATTTCTTTCACAGCACATTATATTGATTCTGACTTTACTCTGCATAAGAAGATTATTAGTTTCAAGAAACTTCCATACCCTCACACCGGCTTTGCAATTGAAGATGCTGTAAAAAAATGTCTTGTTGAATGGAAATTGGATTATAAAATATGTGCTATTACTTTGGATAATTGCAGCACAAATGATGCTGTAATGAGAAGGCTCCGAGATCACTTTTGTACTTCAATGTTGTTTAGTGGGGAGTACAGTCATATTAGATGTTGTgcacatatattaaatattatggttcaggatggaatgaaaatcattcaTGAAGCTATTGAATGTATAAGAGAAATTGTTAGATATGTCTCTGCATCCCCATCTCGAATGCAAGCATTTAATGAAATTCTACAGCATATGAGACTTCCTGCTAGAAAAGGACTCACTTTGGATGTTCCTACAAGATGGAATTCTACTTATGAAATGTTGCATGATGCACTTGGTTATAAAGATGCTCTTATTAGATATGCAACTGAGCATTCATGTGTATG
This sequence is a window from Phoenix dactylifera cultivar Barhee BC4 unplaced genomic scaffold, palm_55x_up_171113_PBpolish2nd_filt_p 000482F, whole genome shotgun sequence. Protein-coding genes within it:
- the LOC120106167 gene encoding zinc finger BED domain-containing protein RICESLEEPER 2-like, with the protein product MSHSKVGENETVEDLRNEDDINEDTSENVCDNSSRKRSWVWNHFIEEKNSEGSTAKCKYCKKVLSGSTKGGTSHLKRHLENVCKKYQKNPTNQLLLLPSSKDPIKCFKFNQKESRKILAKFIICAELPFRIVEHTVFLDFMRSLQPLFKIMGRKTVKHDCMALYQEERKKLHDVFKNLSSRVSFTTDIWTSNQKIGYISFTAHYIDSDFTLHKKIISFKKLPYPHTGFAIEDAVKKCLVEWKLDYKICAITLDNCSTNDAVMRRLRDHFCTSMLFSGEYSHIRCCAHILNIMVQDGMKIIHEAIECIREIVRYVSASPSRMQAFNEILQHMRLPARKGLTLDVPTRWNSTYEMLHDALGYKDALIRYATEHSCVCPTNDEWKKASIILKFLEAFLDATKVFSGCKYPTSNLYLKEVWGIRALLMDESIDTDETVKQLTNEMLKKFNKYWSQCNNLLVIASILDPRSKLIFVEFCYQKAFELEECKKKIDDIRACLFQLYNEYVDATRMHPSMSSSERTSNFGGQGDISSVSSKKKFGMDFAQFRSQSSSKRPKRSELDSYLDDDVLPDLENKEFDILAWWKSNAAVYPILSRMARDVLAIPVSTVSSESAFSTSGRVVDQYRSSLSPSTVEALVCTQDWLREQYDEVANCSSSVTLNVDDDTLDSWSGQFRRTE